The Kitasatospora albolonga nucleotide sequence GTAGACGAGGAGCGCCACGCCGAGACCGGCGGCGATGGCGAGGACGGAGACCTGGACCTCGTCGAGGGAGAGCGTGACGATCGCGATGGCCGCCGCCGCGCTCGCCCCGGAGCTGATGCCGATGATGTCGGGGCTGGCGAGCGGGTTGCGCAGCATCGTCTGGAAGGTGACCCCGGCGAGGCCGAAGCTGAATCCGGCCACCAGGGCGAGGACCGCGCGCGGCAGCCGCAGCCGCCCGACGGTGAAGGAGGCGCCCGGCACCTGCTCCCCGAGGATCACCCGGAGCACGTCACCGGGCGGGTAGAACGTACGGCCCGCCATCAGGGTGACGGCGAACGCGGCGAGGACGAGGAGGGCCAGGACCAGGATCACCAGGCGTCGGCGGGAGGCGCTGCGGATACGGCGGCGGGTGGCGGCCGCGACGGACGCGGGGGCGGCCTCGTGCGGGGCCGGCCGGGCCGGGGCGGGGGCGCTCACAGGGCACGGACCTTCTGTCGGCGGACGATGTAGATGAAGAAGGGGGCGCCGATCAGCGCGGTGACGATGCCCACGTCGATCTCCGCCGGGCGGGCCACGATCCGGCCCACCACATCGGCGGCGGTGAGCAGGGCCGCCCCGAGCAGCGCGGAGAGCGGCAGCAGCCAGCGGTGGTCGACGCCGACGAGCAGTCGGCAGGTGTGCGGGACGACGAGGCCGACGAAGGCGATGGGCCCGGCGACGGCGGTGGCGGCCCCGCAGAGCAGTACGGCGCCGAGCGCGGCCACCGCCCGGGCGACGGCGACGCGTTCACCGAGTCCGGCGGCCAACTCGTCGCCCAGAGCGAGGGAGTTGAGGGCGCGCGCGGAGAGCAGGCAGATCGCGAAGCCGACCGCGAGGAACGGCGCCACCTGTCCGATGCGCTCGAAGGAGGCCCCGCCGACGCCGCCGATCTGCCAGAGCCTGAAGCTTCCGGCGATGTCGTTACGGGGCAGGATGACGGCGCTCACCAGCGAGGCGAAGGCGGCGGAGGTGGCCGCGCCCGCCAGCGCCAGCTTCAACGGCGTGGCCCCTCCCCTGCCGAGCGTGCCGACGGTGTAGACGAACAGGGCGGAGAGGGCGGCGCCCGCGATGGCGACCCAGATGTAGCCGGTCGGCGAGGAGAGCCCGAAGAAGGCGACGGCGGTGACGACGGCGAGCGAGGCGCCCATGTTGACGCCGAGGATGCCGGGGTCGGCCAGGGGGTTACGGGTCACCCCCTGCATCACCGCTCCGGCGAGGCCCAGGGCCGCGCCGACGACGACCGCAAGGACCGTACGGGGAATCCGCTTGGTGGCGGCCGCCTGCCCCAGGGTCTCGTCGGCGCCGCCCAGCGCGGCCTGGATGTCGGCCCAGGGGACCTCGCGCGAGCCGAAGGCGACGGAGGCCACCATGACGGCGGCCAGCGCCATCAGGGCGAGCAGGAGCCAGAGCGTGCGGACGCCCGCCGGACGCCGGGCCATGGTGGCGTCCGGCGGGCGCCGGTCGGTGGAAGCGGTCACTTGACCTTGTCCGCGGCCTCGGCGAGGGCGGCGGCGTAGTCGTCGAGCACGTAACTGATCGACAGAGGCGTCGGGTTGGCGGCGGTGGCCAGCGGCGAGCTGCCGGGCAGGAGGTAGGCCGAGCCGCGGTTGATCGCGGGGATCTTGGAGAGCAGCGGGTCCTTGCTGATGGTCTTCAGCAGCTCGCCCTTGTCGTCGCCGTAGCCGGTGATGATGTCGACGTCGTCGAACGCGTCGATCTGCTCGGCGCTCTTGGTGAGGGCGAACTTCTCGGTGCCCTCGGAC carries:
- a CDS encoding iron ABC transporter permease; the protein is MARRPAGVRTLWLLLALMALAAVMVASVAFGSREVPWADIQAALGGADETLGQAAATKRIPRTVLAVVVGAALGLAGAVMQGVTRNPLADPGILGVNMGASLAVVTAVAFFGLSSPTGYIWVAIAGAALSALFVYTVGTLGRGGATPLKLALAGAATSAAFASLVSAVILPRNDIAGSFRLWQIGGVGGASFERIGQVAPFLAVGFAICLLSARALNSLALGDELAAGLGERVAVARAVAALGAVLLCGAATAVAGPIAFVGLVVPHTCRLLVGVDHRWLLPLSALLGAALLTAADVVGRIVARPAEIDVGIVTALIGAPFFIYIVRRQKVRAL